TCGAGCAACGCTTCGCCTTGCTCATCAATACCTACGGAAATCGCGGCCAGGTAATCGACGATCGGAAAAGATTTTATGTCCACCTCTTGTGCCAAACGTGAAAATGCCATGGCACTCGCCACAAACGCTCCCGTAATGGAGGCTGTCCGTGTCCCCCCGTCCGCTTGAATCACGTCACAATCCACCCAGAGTGTACGCTCTCCAAACGATTCAAGATCTATGACGGAACGTAACGCGCGGCCGATCAACCGTTGGATTTCCATCGTTCGTCCGGATACTTTCCCTTTTGAAGATTCACGGATATTGCGTTCTTCCGTCGCCCGCGGGAGCATGGCGTATTCCGCCGTCACCCAGCCTTTTCCTTGCCCGCGCAAAAATGGCGGTACACGCTTTTCGATACTCGCTGTACAAATCACCTTCGTGTCGCCGACCCGGATGAAAACCGAACCTTCCGGGTGCTTTAAATAATCCGTTTCGATCACCGTTTCTCGCAATTCTTCCCTAGTCTCTCTATCATCGACGCGCATCTATTATTTCCTCCTCTGCCGCCTGCTTTCATTATTTATGTATACTTACCATTCCTATGTATCGTTTATCCGTCGCTCTATAGAATCCATCAGAAAAAGGTAGCATTGGCGACGATGCTACCTTTTCCATTCAGAGTATATCATTTTTTAAGCCGCTTTGCATTTCCCCTAGACATCTCCTTGGTTAACCAGCGCGGGCCTGGTAACCGGTTCCGCAAATGATTCGCCGTCCACTTGTTCAAGTTGGGTTTCTCCTTCAACATGGTAATCCACTTCTTCTACACCATCGATGCCTGTCAAGGAAAGGGTCAGCATGGCCATTGCTTCTTCTGACAACGCCTCCCCGTCATTTTCAGCTAACAATGCTTCGCTAAAGTTTACCGTTAAAATGCCATCTTCCAATGCAGGCTCATCAAGCAGTTCGACATTTTGTCGTAGTGCTGAAATTAAATCTGTTTCCGGGCTCGGACCATTGAGCAAAGCATCAACAACCGCCGTGGCTTCATTTTCATCTCCATCGATGCGCCTTGTAACGGGAACATAATACTCCTCGTCTTCTTTGACGCTAATGAAATAAACCGTTGCTGCTCCGCTTGCCGTTATATCCGCCGGACCGTTCCCTTCAAGATTAATGCCAACCGTTTCGGCTGTGCCATCTCCAACCGGAGTGTCTGCGTTTGGAAGCGTTTCTTGTATATGACCATTGATTTGAATTTCCACTTGTTCGACCTCGTCAAATTGCGTCAAGGTCCACGTGACCGCTTGTAATAGCGCCTCCTCATGCTCTTCGGGATACTCCTCAAACTCAGGGGAAAAGTCGACAATGGCTGTGCCATCTTCTGATAAATCAACGCCTTGGATTTCTGTCTCCGGCGGAAGCACCGCTTGGAGACCGCTAGGCAGTTGATTCGTAATCGGCCCCTCTACCACAAGATGTTCCAGGGACTGTTTGAGAACTTCCGGATCATTGTCAAACTGAAATGTCCTGGGAACGACAAGGCCATCTTCATCGAGCAAGTACAGCTCTCTTTCCACTCCTTCGCCTTCAGATCCTTTATTCTCTTTCCCTTCCTCCGGTTCCGCGTCGTCCGGATCTTCTTCCTTTGTATCGATTTCTGAAGTCTCTTCCTCCTGTGCATCGCTACTTGCTTCCTCGTTTTGTTCTCCTTCATCGCTTCCTGAACTGCATCCGTACACCAACATCGCCGTCAACATGAGAAAAGAAGATCCCTTCAAAAACTTTCGCACGCGTTTCCCTCCCTTAGAAAGCTTATCTATACAAAGTATACGAGCCAACAGAGAAAAATAGACCAGCCTTCTGGGAAGATTGTCAGGAAAAGCTTTCTATATTAGGCAGGCAAAATAAGGTGATCAACGATTTGTTTCTCAAGCCCCAGCCATCGCGCCGCGATTGTTTGAAACTGCTGAACCGATCCTGTTGTAAAAAATACATGCTCTTGTGTTCGATCGTCTTTCTGATTCAACCCTTGATGTTGAAGAATCGTGCTTACTTCACGTGCGGTCTCTGAACCGGAGGAAATAACCTTAACTTCATTTCCTACAACATTTTGAATGATCGGTTCTAGCAACGGATAATGGGTGCATCCCAAGATCAACGTATCAAAAGATTTTTTGAGGAGCGGATGTAAAGTATCTACAACAACCGCGTGTGCCTCGTCGGCACTGGCCCCCCCTTGCTCCACGAGAGGGACAAACGTCGGACAAGCGTGACTATGTACGATAACCTTTTCCCCTTGGATGCTAGCAATGGCCTGCGGGTAAGCGTTACTATTTACCGTTCCCTCGGTCCCGATCACCGCAATTTCATTTGTATTCGTAACTTTGAGGGCTGCCAATGCGCCTGGCTGCACAACACCGACAACCGGTATTGGAAGTCGTTTCTGCACTTCGTCAAGAACGACGGCTGTGGCTGTATTGCATGCAATTACCAGCATTTTTATATTTTCG
The Salicibibacter kimchii DNA segment above includes these coding regions:
- a CDS encoding GerMN domain-containing protein, whose amino-acid sequence is MRKFLKGSSFLMLTAMLVYGCSSGSDEGEQNEEASSDAQEEETSEIDTKEEDPDDAEPEEGKENKGSEGEGVERELYLLDEDGLVVPRTFQFDNDPEVLKQSLEHLVVEGPITNQLPSGLQAVLPPETEIQGVDLSEDGTAIVDFSPEFEEYPEEHEEALLQAVTWTLTQFDEVEQVEIQINGHIQETLPNADTPVGDGTAETVGINLEGNGPADITASGAATVYFISVKEDEEYYVPVTRRIDGDENEATAVVDALLNGPSPETDLISALRQNVELLDEPALEDGILTVNFSEALLAENDGEALSEEAMAMLTLSLTGIDGVEEVDYHVEGETQLEQVDGESFAEPVTRPALVNQGDV
- the rph gene encoding ribonuclease PH encodes the protein MRVDDRETREELRETVIETDYLKHPEGSVFIRVGDTKVICTASIEKRVPPFLRGQGKGWVTAEYAMLPRATEERNIRESSKGKVSGRTMEIQRLIGRALRSVIDLESFGERTLWVDCDVIQADGGTRTASITGAFVASAMAFSRLAQEVDIKSFPIVDYLAAISVGIDEQGEALLDLCYEEDAAAAVDFNVVMTGSGQFVEIQGTGEEATFSREQLDEMLRLAEKGIQQLIGIQKQVLEDAGTTLPETKEGKA
- the racE gene encoding glutamate racemase, producing the protein MNTPIGIIDSGIGGLTVAKEISRQLPKEPMIYIGDTARCPYGPRSAEEVRMFTWQMINYLLNENIKMLVIACNTATAVVLDEVQKRLPIPVVGVVQPGALAALKVTNTNEIAVIGTEGTVNSNAYPQAIASIQGEKVIVHSHACPTFVPLVEQGGASADEAHAVVVDTLHPLLKKSFDTLILGCTHYPLLEPIIQNVVGNEVKVISSGSETAREVSTILQHQGLNQKDDRTQEHVFFTTGSVQQFQTIAARWLGLEKQIVDHLILPA